The Paenibacillus sp. 481 DNA window GGTTGGGCGATTTCGACGTGTAAAAAGGCTTCAAGTGATTGCCCTCAAGTTTGACTTCAAATGAATCAAACTTGTGATTGTCCATCAACGTTTTAAGAAAGAAACCTTGCTCGTGCCCTAAGGTACCTACCAAGCGATCATCCTTCATTAACGCCAGTTTCGTGATCATGATCTCGCCCTTTACGTGCTCTAGATAAGGCAGTACAGGATCTCGGCCCTTGCGGTAATAAGCATTTAAAAATCGGTTTAACGTAGGGGATGGCACTAAGCCCCTCCGCTCATTTTTTGTGATCATATGAAATAGGAACTCACCTATATTCATTTTGGGCTTATTATTCTCGGACAGTAGCTGCTTCGCTGAACCCTTGGCAACCGCTAAAAAAACATCCGTCCCGATTTCAGAATCGCGCTGCAACGTATCTGTCAACGTAATAATTCCTTCTTTAGCCAGTGGCTCGCCATAGAGAACGACTCGCAATTGACCAATTACATTCTTCGTTGCTGTCTTTAAGTTAATTTTATTGCGTGCGCCTTTGCTCGTATTATTCGTAGCCTCTGTTATCGTCGTCGTTTCCTTAGACTCCTGACTTTCTTGATAAGCGACTATCGTTGTGCGAATCGTTGCATCTGATTGCTCTATACGGTCATAGCCTATAAGGTTAACAACACCTAGTCTGTCGATAATTTTTTGTTCAGCACAGCCTA harbors:
- a CDS encoding Ger(x)C family spore germination protein, whose product is MTSRVKKVVCVLTLVMCIGCAEQKIIDRLGVVNLIGYDRIEQSDATIRTTIVAYQESQESKETTTITEATNNTSKGARNKINLKTATKNVIGQLRVVLYGEPLAKEGIITLTDTLQRDSEIGTDVFLAVAKGSAKQLLSENNKPKMNIGEFLFHMITKNERRGLVPSPTLNRFLNAYYRKGRDPVLPYLEHVKGEIMITKLALMKDDRLVGTLGHEQGFFLKTLMDNHKFDSFEVKLEGNHLKPFYTSKSPNLFITLSNISSDVKLKLVDAKTPLFHIRVKIMGQMEEISQQMDLQEKEAIHALEREASRSLKKQYEQLIKRLQELQVDPVGFGSEYRSSVRVKDFSSEKWRGMYEHAQFEFDVNVRFTNVGITS